The Diadema setosum chromosome 1, eeDiaSeto1, whole genome shotgun sequence genome has a window encoding:
- the LOC140226629 gene encoding calcineurin subunit B type 2 — protein MGNDVTLPMEMCSNFDADEIRRLGKRFKKLDLDNSGSLSVDEFMSLPELQQNPLVQRVIDIFDEDGNGEVDFKEFIQGVSQFSVKGDKESKLRFFFNIYDMDRDGYISNGELFQVLKMMVGSNLKDTQLQQIVDKTITNADMDGDGKISYEEFCNVVANTDIHQKVVVDV, from the exons TTGATGCGGATGAGATCCGCAGGTTGGGCAAGCGCTTTAAGAAGCTGGATCTGGACAACTCAGGCTCACTGAGCGTGGATGAGTTCATGTCACTACCGGAGCTCCAGCAGAACCCACTGGTCCAGAGGGTCATTGATATATTTGACGAGGATGGAAACGGGGAGGTTGACTTCAAAG AATTCATCCAGGGTGTATCACAGTTCAGTGTAAAGGGAGACAAGGAGTCAAAACTTAGAT TTTTCTTCAACATCTACGACATGGACCGTGATGGCTACATCTCCAACGGGGAGCTCTTCCAAGTCCTGAAGATGATGGTGGGTTCCAACCTCAAGGACACCCAACTGCAGCAGATCGTGGACAAGACTATCACCAATGCCGACATGGATGGTGACGGCAAGATCTCCTATGAAGAATTCTGTAAT GTGGTCGCAAACACAGACATTCACCAGAAGGTTGTCGTCGATGTATAG